The Deinococcus koreensis genome window below encodes:
- a CDS encoding alpha/beta hydrolase family protein, whose amino-acid sequence MRRLIGWVLLALLLGAGYVALTQPGRLPLRLPWNQAATRPETPAEVPGPAPAGPLGDLSGAALRAAVARQPISIQALRARTYPGSALTVRQTLRAGVNYSRQVVSYQSDGLRIDALLTVPRGTPPQGGWPAIVFNHGYIPPAQYRTTERYVAYQDAFARAGFVTLKSDYRGHGRSEGEARGGYDDPGYTVDVLNAAASLKKDRRVNAKRLGLWGHSMGGQLSLRAMLVDPELKAASLWAGVVAGYDVLATDWNPPAGKRRTLDALNRRFLRALSPNASLRELRGRPIQLHHGTADKEVPYAFQRALADDLRAAGQSVVAYRYEGDDHNLSRTLGTALRRSVQFFQANL is encoded by the coding sequence ATGCGGCGGCTGATCGGCTGGGTGCTGCTGGCGCTGCTGCTCGGGGCCGGGTATGTGGCCCTGACCCAGCCCGGACGCCTGCCCCTGCGCCTGCCCTGGAACCAGGCGGCGACCCGCCCGGAGACCCCCGCCGAAGTCCCCGGCCCCGCGCCGGCCGGCCCGCTGGGCGACCTGTCCGGCGCCGCCCTCCGCGCGGCGGTGGCCCGCCAGCCCATCTCCATCCAGGCGCTGCGGGCGCGGACCTACCCCGGCAGCGCCCTGACGGTTCGGCAGACCCTGCGCGCGGGCGTGAACTACTCGCGCCAGGTCGTGTCGTATCAGTCGGACGGCCTGCGGATCGACGCCCTGCTGACCGTGCCGCGGGGCACGCCGCCTCAGGGGGGGTGGCCGGCCATCGTGTTCAACCACGGCTACATCCCCCCGGCGCAGTACCGCACCACGGAGCGCTATGTCGCCTATCAGGACGCCTTCGCCCGCGCCGGCTTCGTGACCCTGAAAAGCGACTACCGGGGCCACGGGCGCTCCGAGGGCGAGGCGCGGGGAGGCTACGACGACCCCGGCTACACGGTGGACGTGCTGAACGCCGCCGCCAGCCTGAAAAAAGACCGCCGGGTGAACGCGAAGCGGCTGGGCCTGTGGGGCCACTCGATGGGCGGTCAGCTCTCGCTGCGGGCCATGCTGGTCGATCCCGAGCTTAAGGCAGCCTCGCTCTGGGCGGGCGTGGTGGCCGGCTACGACGTCCTGGCGACCGACTGGAACCCGCCCGCCGGCAAGCGCCGAACGCTCGACGCCCTGAACCGCCGATTTCTGCGTGCCCTGAGCCCCAACGCGTCGCTGCGGGAGCTGCGCGGGCGGCCTATCCAGCTGCACCACGGCACCGCCGACAAGGAGGTGCCCTACGCCTTCCAGAGGGCGCTGGCGGACGACCTGCGCGCCGCCGGACAGAGCGTCGTGGCCTACCGCTACGAGGGCGACGACCACAACCTGAGCCGCACCCTGGGCACGGCCCTGCGGCGCAGCGTGCAGTTCTTCCAGGCCAACCTGTAG
- a CDS encoding LptA/OstA family protein, whose product MKKPLILAGLLIATAVAQTSPNANRIVKIQGGARGNVRTGPLTYTGNPVKATISTLQLQSAQAVLAAPSGVALLEAEGKRTASFTGNVVVTRGRLTAKGSELAYSEATGQGVMKGNPSATFVPEKKEDGDEVAIQAAQMSLDVDNNVSTSTGTVRLTNGTQTGRADKLIFDEDRELAQLTGTPSLTRAAKGNQKELVISGQEVRARTKEKTLYVRGGVKLVQGSSTTTGDSVYYDDKKNVAFVVGNAVSVDSKSKVTVRAPASGYLEQRTDLARVRVLNSAYKIPTEQFKLRGEK is encoded by the coding sequence ATGAAAAAGCCCCTGATCCTCGCTGGATTGTTGATCGCCACCGCCGTGGCCCAGACCTCGCCCAACGCCAACCGTATCGTCAAGATTCAGGGCGGCGCCCGCGGCAACGTCCGTACCGGGCCGCTCACCTACACTGGCAACCCGGTCAAGGCGACCATCAGCACCCTGCAGCTTCAGTCGGCGCAGGCCGTGCTGGCGGCGCCCAGTGGCGTGGCTCTGCTCGAGGCCGAGGGCAAGCGCACCGCCAGCTTCACCGGCAACGTGGTGGTCACCCGGGGCCGCCTGACCGCCAAGGGTTCCGAACTCGCGTACTCCGAGGCCACCGGCCAGGGCGTCATGAAGGGCAACCCCAGCGCGACCTTCGTGCCCGAGAAGAAGGAAGACGGCGACGAGGTGGCGATCCAGGCCGCCCAGATGAGCCTGGACGTGGACAACAACGTGTCCACCAGCACCGGCACGGTTCGCCTGACCAACGGCACCCAGACCGGCCGGGCCGACAAGCTGATCTTCGACGAAGACCGCGAACTGGCGCAGCTGACCGGCACGCCCAGCCTGACCCGCGCGGCCAAGGGCAACCAGAAGGAACTGGTCATCAGTGGGCAGGAGGTCCGCGCCCGCACCAAGGAAAAGACGCTGTACGTGCGCGGCGGCGTGAAGCTGGTGCAGGGCAGCTCCACGACCACCGGCGACTCGGTGTACTACGACGACAAGAAGAACGTGGCCTTCGTGGTCGGCAACGCGGTCAGCGTGGATTCCAAGAGCAAGGTCACGGTGCGGGCGCCGGCCAGCGGGTACCTGGAGCAGCGCACCGATCTGGCGCGGGTGCGGGTGCTGAACTCGGCCTACAAGATTCCCACCGAGCAGTTCAAACTGCGCGGCGAGAAGTAA
- a CDS encoding double zinc ribbon domain-containing protein, with protein MAQAERGSATYRLCPRCGRTLPSHSQEHYCSNDGARLLSGCPQCHAPITSPYARYCTRCGHALTQVLD; from the coding sequence ATGGCCCAGGCGGAGCGGGGAAGCGCCACCTACCGGCTGTGTCCACGCTGCGGGCGCACCCTGCCCAGCCACAGCCAGGAACACTACTGCTCGAACGACGGCGCCCGGCTGCTGAGCGGCTGCCCGCAGTGCCACGCGCCCATCACCAGTCCGTACGCGCGGTACTGCACGCGCTGCGGGCACGCCCTGACGCAGGTTCTGGATTGA
- a CDS encoding C1 family peptidase: MFKRHALLIALSASLMACGPSDSTPAPPDTALETFFGTQPAFTGALPPGTQTVAPAEFMALVKAGAKVITPADLARDEAAQKAQDEQDERAAREYIGQYPEFSALLRPPPGDALNADGDVRVSVETAAGAKQVTLLGNAFGRASLATHARTFPSRENQLRLYQELYPDLDAALHELGTSPSQFGLPAPDAVKDLNRSALLEYNQRLGDLAREYVSSIADLRFRLDPAQAETGARDQLDRTQRGACETAAAGGLYANFDWPLKALTTSVKDQGRRGTCWAFATLAALEAEIARRDGRLVNLSEQDYVGHRFVDWAPRAFGDGGDPIFIAQKASAAGYTFPYERGWQYNKSNSRMAFNATQTYTNSCDGYQDASVNYGVCSDTNFQGYFQSVRFLGTTFVLRSLPNTGSSSGYRMQSPSDFWEQDNKDRSMSILVLRSVLGHPTTVTLDMRYVAPDASGYAPNRSMRTLPDRTPDFQLNHVMTVTGFISSQNLRRTVPGAPIADDYGYFIVKNSWGDCWGDQGYVYLPWTWMKTFVGQASTGILPE, translated from the coding sequence ATGTTCAAACGTCACGCTCTGCTGATCGCCCTGTCCGCCAGCCTGATGGCCTGTGGGCCGTCCGACTCCACGCCGGCGCCGCCCGACACGGCGCTGGAGACCTTCTTCGGGACGCAGCCCGCCTTCACCGGCGCCCTGCCGCCCGGCACACAGACGGTCGCGCCGGCCGAGTTCATGGCCCTGGTGAAGGCCGGCGCGAAGGTGATCACGCCCGCCGACCTGGCCCGCGACGAGGCCGCCCAGAAGGCCCAGGACGAGCAGGACGAGCGCGCGGCGCGCGAGTACATCGGGCAGTACCCGGAGTTCAGCGCGCTGCTGCGGCCCCCGCCGGGGGATGCCCTCAACGCCGACGGCGACGTCCGGGTCAGCGTGGAGACGGCGGCGGGCGCTAAACAGGTCACGCTGCTGGGGAACGCCTTCGGGCGGGCGAGTCTGGCGACCCACGCCCGCACCTTCCCCAGCCGCGAGAACCAGCTGCGGCTGTATCAGGAGCTGTATCCCGATCTGGACGCCGCGCTGCATGAACTGGGCACCTCGCCCAGCCAGTTCGGGCTCCCGGCGCCGGACGCCGTGAAAGACCTGAACCGTTCGGCGCTGCTGGAATACAACCAGCGGCTGGGCGACCTGGCGCGCGAGTACGTGTCCAGCATCGCGGATCTGCGGTTCCGCCTCGATCCCGCGCAGGCCGAGACGGGCGCCCGGGATCAGCTCGACCGGACGCAAAGGGGCGCTTGTGAGACGGCAGCGGCCGGCGGCCTCTACGCGAACTTCGACTGGCCGCTCAAGGCGCTGACCACCTCAGTCAAGGATCAGGGCCGGCGCGGCACCTGCTGGGCTTTTGCCACGCTGGCCGCGCTGGAGGCCGAGATCGCCCGGCGCGACGGCCGGCTGGTCAACCTCTCCGAGCAGGACTACGTGGGCCACCGCTTCGTGGACTGGGCGCCGCGCGCCTTCGGGGACGGCGGCGACCCGATCTTCATCGCGCAGAAAGCCAGCGCGGCCGGCTACACCTTCCCGTACGAACGCGGCTGGCAGTACAACAAGAGCAACAGCCGCATGGCGTTCAACGCCACCCAGACCTACACCAACTCCTGCGACGGCTATCAGGACGCCAGCGTGAATTACGGGGTCTGCTCGGACACCAATTTCCAGGGCTACTTCCAGAGCGTGCGCTTCCTGGGCACGACCTTCGTGCTCCGCAGCCTGCCGAACACCGGCAGTTCCAGCGGCTACCGGATGCAGAGCCCCAGCGATTTCTGGGAGCAGGACAACAAAGACCGCTCGATGTCGATCCTGGTGCTGCGCTCGGTGCTGGGCCACCCCACCACCGTGACCCTGGACATGCGCTACGTGGCGCCCGACGCCAGCGGCTACGCCCCCAACCGGTCGATGCGGACCCTGCCCGACCGCACCCCCGACTTCCAGCTCAACCACGTCATGACCGTGACCGGCTTCATCTCCAGCCAGAACCTGCGCCGCACGGTGCCGGGCGCCCCCATCGCCGACGACTACGGCTACTTCATCGTCAAGAACTCCTGGGGCGACTGCTGGGGCGATCAGGGCTACGTGTACCTGCCCTGGACGTGGATGAAGACCTTCGTGGGCCAGGCCAGCACCGGCATCCTGCCCGAGTAG
- a CDS encoding SDR family oxidoreductase, with amino-acid sequence MTHAPSGRVLFITGASTGIGAAVARQAAAEGWRVALAARSEDKLRALAAELGDSALPLRCDVTLWEDLERAVAATVERFGRLDAALANAGFTAGTPRYASGDPTPDEWRDMILTNVLGAALTARATLPRLLESRGHFLLVGSVAGRVATPGPYSATKWAISGMADSIRKEVSAQGVRVTNIEPGRVETPFWAEDRRPEGAAFLQDDDVARAVLYVLNQPPHVAVNELLIRPTTQEL; translated from the coding sequence ATGACGCACGCTCCATCCGGCAGGGTTCTGTTCATCACCGGCGCCAGCACCGGCATCGGCGCGGCAGTCGCGCGGCAGGCCGCCGCCGAGGGCTGGCGGGTCGCGCTGGCCGCCCGCTCGGAGGACAAGCTGCGGGCCCTGGCCGCCGAACTGGGCGACTCGGCCCTGCCCCTGCGCTGCGACGTGACCCTCTGGGAGGATCTGGAACGCGCCGTGGCCGCCACCGTGGAGCGCTTCGGCCGGCTCGACGCGGCGCTGGCGAACGCGGGCTTCACGGCCGGCACGCCGCGCTACGCCAGCGGCGACCCGACCCCGGACGAGTGGCGGGACATGATCCTGACCAACGTGCTGGGCGCCGCCCTGACCGCCCGCGCCACGCTGCCCCGGCTGCTGGAGAGTCGGGGTCACTTCCTCCTGGTCGGCTCGGTGGCCGGGCGGGTCGCCACACCGGGGCCGTACTCCGCGACCAAGTGGGCGATCAGCGGCATGGCCGACAGCATCCGCAAGGAGGTCAGCGCGCAGGGCGTGCGCGTGACCAACATCGAGCCCGGCCGGGTCGAGACGCCCTTCTGGGCTGAGGACCGCAGGCCCGAGGGCGCCGCCTTCCTGCAGGACGACGACGTGGCCCGCGCCGTGCTGTACGTGCTGAACCAGCCCCCGCACGTGGCCGTGAACGAGCTGCTGATCCGCCCGACGACCCAGGAGCTGTGA
- a CDS encoding LptA/OstA family protein, which yields MARSRLPQVAVLTLTLAVGGGVGVQSLWAQAQDTAPPAPPAPSAPATPPAPVPAPAPTPPAPATPAPDAPPTDAAPAEAGAENASLELVRRGEKDGKERRIRIVRTGTSDETGIFTVCGPQDDEPDTAPNIAVFSETGAGGIQITIDKNVIRVPLAIVTQQQPKEGQDGSDGRVEASAGTARFLDAAPEGAKERLLRCGVQTSPKPAPDTVFVTQGKTQLQGQKLLYDETDGIARIDGPITFRRPNETDPLSGTSQRIEVDVDAEKTTLVGNVVLNSEGGRVSRAARVEYDDTRNLARLIGTPEQPAESVKGGDRLTAGTILYDLDRNEVYAVKPEGGTITGEFQDGEAPAQPASTPSTPGQGTPAQPAPGQPAPGQPAPGTPAPGEGTPGEPGPAPKPPPADPPLP from the coding sequence ATGGCACGCTCCCGGCTTCCTCAGGTCGCGGTTCTGACCCTGACCCTGGCGGTGGGGGGCGGCGTGGGCGTCCAGTCCCTCTGGGCGCAGGCGCAGGACACCGCTCCGCCGGCGCCGCCCGCGCCCTCGGCTCCGGCCACGCCCCCTGCTCCAGTGCCCGCCCCAGCCCCCACTCCCCCGGCACCCGCCACGCCCGCCCCGGACGCGCCCCCCACCGACGCCGCACCCGCCGAGGCAGGAGCCGAGAACGCCAGCCTGGAACTCGTGCGGCGCGGCGAGAAGGACGGCAAGGAGCGCCGCATCCGCATCGTCCGCACGGGCACCAGCGACGAGACGGGCATCTTCACGGTCTGCGGCCCGCAGGACGACGAACCCGACACCGCTCCGAACATCGCGGTGTTCAGCGAGACCGGCGCGGGCGGCATCCAGATCACCATCGACAAGAACGTGATCCGCGTGCCGCTGGCGATCGTGACCCAGCAGCAGCCCAAGGAGGGGCAGGACGGCAGCGACGGCCGGGTGGAAGCCAGCGCCGGTACGGCCCGATTTCTGGACGCCGCTCCCGAGGGGGCCAAAGAGCGCCTGCTCCGCTGCGGGGTGCAGACCAGCCCCAAGCCTGCGCCGGACACGGTGTTCGTCACTCAGGGGAAGACCCAGTTACAGGGTCAGAAGCTGCTGTATGACGAGACCGACGGTATCGCCCGCATCGACGGGCCGATCACCTTCAGGCGGCCCAACGAGACCGACCCCCTGAGCGGCACCAGCCAGCGCATCGAGGTGGATGTGGACGCCGAGAAGACCACGCTGGTCGGCAACGTGGTGCTCAACTCCGAGGGGGGGCGCGTGAGCCGGGCGGCCCGCGTGGAATACGACGACACCCGCAACCTCGCGCGGCTGATCGGTACCCCGGAGCAGCCCGCTGAGAGCGTGAAGGGCGGCGACCGGCTCACCGCCGGCACGATCCTCTACGACCTCGACCGCAACGAGGTCTACGCGGTCAAGCCCGAGGGCGGCACCATCACGGGCGAGTTCCAGGACGGCGAGGCTCCGGCTCAGCCGGCGTCCACCCCGTCCACTCCGGGCCAGGGGACGCCTGCACAGCCAGCACCGGGCCAGCCAGCACCGGGCCAGCCCGCTCCGGGGACTCCGGCCCCCGGCGAGGGCACCCCGGGCGAACCGGGCCCGGCGCCTAAGCCCCCTCCAGCTGACCCGCCGCTTCCCTGA
- a CDS encoding lactate/malate family dehydrogenase gives MKVGVVGAGLVGATAAYAMTLRGSCAEIVLSDLDLRRAEAEAQDIAHASPVSHGTRVSAGPLEELAGSRVVIVAAGANQQPGESRLDLLQKNAGIFRELIPQVAASAPGAVLLIATNPVDVLTGLSTRLAPEQPVMGSGTVLDSARFRHLVAQHAGVDATHVHGYVLGEHGDSEVIAWSTATVAGLPVADFMAARGLDWTPEIRAAIESGTRDAAAAIIGGKRATYYGIGAALARITERVLGDRRAVLTVSAPTPQFGVSLSLPRVVGAGGVLATVMPRLTPDEETALEASAAVLREAAGQLEGA, from the coding sequence GTGAAGGTCGGCGTGGTGGGTGCGGGGCTGGTCGGCGCGACCGCCGCCTACGCCATGACCCTGCGCGGCTCGTGCGCCGAGATCGTGCTGAGCGACCTGGATCTGAGGCGCGCCGAGGCCGAGGCCCAGGACATCGCGCACGCCAGCCCGGTCAGCCACGGCACGCGGGTCTCGGCCGGCCCGCTGGAGGAACTGGCCGGCAGCCGCGTGGTGATCGTGGCGGCCGGCGCCAACCAGCAGCCGGGCGAGTCGCGGCTGGATCTGCTGCAGAAGAACGCGGGCATCTTCCGGGAGCTGATCCCGCAGGTCGCCGCCAGCGCCCCGGGGGCAGTGCTGCTGATCGCCACCAACCCGGTGGACGTCCTGACCGGGCTGAGCACCCGCCTGGCGCCCGAGCAGCCGGTGATGGGCTCGGGCACGGTGCTCGACAGCGCCCGCTTCCGGCATCTGGTCGCGCAGCACGCCGGGGTGGACGCCACCCATGTCCACGGCTACGTGCTGGGCGAGCACGGCGACTCGGAGGTCATCGCCTGGAGCACCGCCACGGTCGCCGGCCTGCCGGTCGCGGACTTCATGGCGGCGCGCGGCCTGGACTGGACGCCGGAGATCCGCGCCGCCATCGAGTCGGGCACCCGCGACGCGGCCGCCGCCATCATCGGCGGGAAGCGGGCCACCTACTACGGGATCGGCGCCGCCCTGGCCCGCATCACCGAGCGCGTGCTGGGCGACCGCCGCGCCGTGCTCACCGTCAGCGCGCCCACCCCGCAGTTCGGCGTGAGCCTGAGCCTGCCGCGCGTCGTGGGGGCGGGCGGTGTGCTGGCCACGGTCATGCCCCGCCTCACCCCGGACGAGGAAACAGCGCTGGAGGCCAGCGCCGCGGTACTCAGGGAAGCGGCGGGTCAGCTGGAGGGGGCTTAG
- a CDS encoding PadR family transcriptional regulator, translating to MNAREQLRLMILAVLERQPEHGYAIAQAIKARSEGLLSAREGTLYPALHALEAEGLVESHEHEVAGRLRREYRLTEKGVKALGTSRRAWQRQVQAVGAVIGGPA from the coding sequence ATGAACGCCCGCGAGCAGCTCCGGCTGATGATCCTGGCCGTGCTGGAGCGGCAGCCCGAACACGGGTACGCCATCGCCCAGGCCATCAAGGCGCGCAGCGAGGGGCTGCTGAGCGCCCGCGAGGGCACCCTCTACCCCGCCCTACACGCCCTGGAGGCCGAGGGGCTGGTCGAGAGCCACGAACACGAGGTCGCGGGCCGCCTGAGGCGCGAGTACCGGCTGACCGAGAAGGGCGTGAAGGCGCTGGGCACGTCGCGCCGCGCATGGCAGCGGCAGGTACAGGCGGTGGGCGCCGTGATCGGGGGGCCGGCGTGA
- a CDS encoding universal stress protein, whose product MTQTPSAQPTAGFQKILVGVDFSPASTRALEVARTRFPGAQLKLAHVTDARVTATPDLMGGVTPAMPDPNLLRTMEHADAGRLAGLMQSGEETELLVGDPVTGILDAAADWGADLIVVGTHARGVIEHFLLGSTAEKLVARSPLPVLTVRHP is encoded by the coding sequence ATGACCCAGACTCCATCGGCGCAGCCCACTGCGGGCTTTCAGAAGATTCTGGTGGGCGTGGACTTCTCGCCGGCCTCCACGCGGGCGCTGGAGGTGGCCCGCACGCGCTTTCCCGGCGCACAGCTCAAGCTGGCGCACGTGACCGACGCCCGCGTGACCGCCACGCCGGATCTGATGGGCGGCGTGACCCCCGCCATGCCCGACCCGAACCTGCTGCGAACCATGGAGCACGCCGACGCCGGCAGACTCGCGGGCCTGATGCAGAGCGGCGAGGAGACCGAACTGCTGGTGGGCGACCCGGTGACCGGCATCCTGGACGCGGCCGCCGACTGGGGCGCCGACCTCATCGTGGTCGGCACCCATGCGCGGGGCGTCATCGAGCATTTCCTGCTGGGCTCGACCGCCGAGAAGCTGGTGGCCCGCAGCCCGCTGCCGGTGCTCACGGTGCGTCACCCATGA
- a CDS encoding TatD family hydrolase, whose product MIDTHTHLDYLDDPASARGELGLSAMVCIGASPEHARNAVALAGQFPDVYATVGLHPGDVGEDSPEARAQIEALAAHPRVVGIGESGLDDYWDHTKRTSQRSAFEWQLELARRTGKPLVIHTRDKPGRESAHQGVIEVLRGWPDVPVILHCYSGHGGLLRFGLERGPHTYFGFAGNTTYKTARDIHEAAQTLPLERLLLETDAPFLAPVPMRGKPNRPGYVRHTLDFIAALRGMDAAELEHVTDANARRVYGLPDTST is encoded by the coding sequence ATGATCGACACGCACACCCACCTGGACTATCTGGACGACCCGGCCTCGGCGCGCGGCGAGCTGGGCCTGAGCGCGATGGTGTGTATCGGCGCCAGCCCCGAGCACGCCCGGAACGCCGTGGCTCTGGCCGGACAGTTTCCCGACGTGTACGCCACCGTGGGCCTGCACCCCGGCGACGTGGGCGAGGACAGCCCCGAGGCCCGCGCACAGATCGAGGCGCTGGCGGCGCACCCCCGCGTGGTCGGCATCGGCGAGAGCGGGCTGGACGACTACTGGGACCACACGAAGCGCACTTCGCAGCGCTCGGCTTTCGAGTGGCAGCTGGAACTGGCGCGGCGCACGGGCAAGCCCCTGGTCATCCACACCCGCGACAAACCGGGCCGCGAGTCGGCGCACCAGGGCGTGATCGAGGTGCTGCGGGGCTGGCCGGACGTGCCGGTGATCCTGCACTGCTACTCCGGGCACGGCGGCCTGCTGCGCTTCGGGCTGGAGCGCGGGCCGCACACGTATTTCGGCTTCGCGGGCAACACGACCTACAAGACGGCCCGCGACATCCACGAGGCGGCCCAGACGCTGCCCCTGGAACGCCTGCTGCTGGAGACCGACGCGCCCTTCCTGGCGCCCGTGCCGATGCGCGGCAAGCCCAACCGGCCCGGCTACGTGCGCCACACCCTGGACTTCATCGCCGCGCTGCGCGGCATGGACGCAGCCGAGCTGGAGCACGTGACCGACGCCAACGCCCGGCGGGTCTACGGGCTGCCGGATACCTCGACTTGA